One window of the Pseudomonas sihuiensis genome contains the following:
- the yaaA gene encoding peroxide stress protein YaaA: MLMVISPAKTLDYETPPATPRFTQPEHLDHAQELIAQLRDFSPAQIAELMHLSDKLAGLNAARFGSWERPFNPSNAKQALLAFKGDVYTGLNAEDFSEEDFDFAQTHLRMLSGLYGVLRPLDLMQAYRLEMGTKLANVRGKDLYAFWGERISAWLNEALAAQGDDVLLNLASNEYFGAVKRKALNARLIDTEFKDLKNGQYKIISFYAKKARGLMARYVIKERLTSPESLKDFNYQGYRYSAEHSKADSLVFLRDQPQD, translated from the coding sequence ATGCTGATGGTGATTTCACCGGCCAAGACCCTCGACTACGAGACGCCGCCTGCCACCCCGCGCTTCACCCAACCCGAACACCTCGACCACGCCCAGGAGCTGATCGCCCAGCTGCGCGACTTCAGCCCGGCGCAGATCGCCGAGCTGATGCATCTGTCGGACAAACTCGCCGGCCTCAACGCCGCGCGTTTCGGCAGTTGGGAACGACCGTTCAATCCGTCCAACGCCAAGCAGGCGCTGCTGGCATTCAAGGGCGACGTGTACACCGGGCTGAACGCCGAGGATTTCTCCGAAGAAGATTTCGACTTCGCCCAGACTCACCTGCGCATGCTCTCCGGTCTCTACGGCGTACTGCGCCCGCTGGACCTGATGCAAGCCTATCGCCTGGAAATGGGCACCAAGCTGGCCAACGTGCGCGGCAAGGATCTGTATGCCTTCTGGGGCGAGCGCATCAGCGCCTGGCTGAACGAAGCGCTGGCCGCCCAGGGCGACGACGTGCTGCTCAACCTGGCCTCCAACGAGTACTTCGGCGCGGTCAAGCGCAAGGCGCTGAACGCACGCCTCATCGATACCGAGTTCAAGGACCTGAAGAACGGCCAGTACAAGATCATCAGTTTCTACGCCAAGAAGGCCCGTGGCCTGATGGCGCGCTACGTGATCAAGGAGCGCCTGACCAGCCCGGAAAGCCTGAAGGACTTCAACTACCAGGGCTACCGTTATTCCGCCGAGCACTCCAAGGCGGACAGCCTGGTTTTCCTGCGCGACCAGCCGCAGGACTGA
- the algK gene encoding alginate biosynthesis TPR repeat lipoprotein AlgK translates to MSMPLLRPALLGLAVSATLAGCAGLPDERLAREALQSGDQQTAEWHFRQLAEMGYSDAQIGLADIYAAGGQTQDLDEAERIYRQALDGSPRAKARLGKLLARKPGSTLAERREAAELLESAAQAREPSALLPLTELYLFYPQDFPAMNLAQRIQDWRQQGLPQAELAQILLYRTDGTYDQHLGEIERICQARLASNDACYAELATVYQKQNREDDRQTLIDQLLAGYRAGNVSPNQVESVAQVLSDPELGQPQPQQAQDLLEAIAPNYPAAWVSLARLLYDYPGQGDIDTLLGYLEKGREAALPRAELLLGRLYYEGKLLPQQPKKAEEHLRKAAPSEPSASYYLGQIYLRGYLGEVYAQQALDHLLSAARAGQLSADFALAQMFSQGRGVKPNPVNAYVFSQLALPRNTPPTFELAHAVAQSLTPAQLAEGQRLLREERDARGIVLQQQAALQVSQP, encoded by the coding sequence GTGAGCATGCCCCTTCTTCGCCCTGCTCTGCTCGGCCTCGCCGTCAGCGCCACGCTGGCCGGCTGCGCCGGCCTGCCGGATGAGCGTCTGGCCCGCGAAGCCCTGCAGAGCGGCGACCAGCAAACTGCCGAATGGCATTTCCGCCAGCTCGCCGAGATGGGCTACAGCGACGCGCAGATCGGCCTGGCCGACATCTACGCAGCGGGCGGCCAGACCCAGGATTTGGATGAGGCCGAGCGCATCTACCGCCAGGCCCTGGACGGTTCGCCACGGGCCAAGGCGCGCCTCGGCAAGCTGCTGGCGCGCAAGCCCGGTAGCACCCTGGCCGAGCGCCGCGAGGCCGCCGAACTGCTGGAAAGCGCAGCCCAGGCCCGCGAGCCCAGTGCGCTGCTGCCGCTGACCGAACTCTACCTGTTCTACCCACAGGACTTTCCCGCCATGAACCTCGCGCAACGTATCCAAGACTGGCGCCAGCAGGGCCTGCCGCAGGCAGAGCTGGCGCAGATTCTTCTGTATCGCACCGATGGCACCTACGACCAGCACCTGGGCGAGATCGAGCGCATCTGCCAGGCACGTCTGGCCAGCAACGACGCGTGCTACGCCGAACTGGCCACCGTGTACCAGAAGCAGAACCGCGAAGACGACCGCCAGACGCTGATCGACCAACTGTTGGCGGGCTACCGCGCCGGCAATGTTTCGCCCAACCAGGTCGAGTCCGTGGCTCAAGTCCTCAGCGACCCCGAGCTGGGCCAGCCGCAACCGCAGCAGGCGCAGGACCTGCTCGAGGCCATCGCGCCGAACTACCCGGCCGCCTGGGTCAGCCTGGCGCGCCTGCTCTACGACTATCCGGGCCAGGGCGATATCGACACCCTGCTCGGCTACCTGGAGAAGGGCCGCGAGGCCGCCCTGCCGCGTGCCGAGCTGTTGCTCGGACGCCTGTACTACGAAGGCAAGCTGCTGCCGCAACAGCCGAAGAAGGCCGAAGAGCACCTGCGCAAGGCCGCGCCCAGCGAGCCCAGCGCCAGTTACTACCTGGGGCAGATCTACCTGCGTGGCTACCTCGGCGAGGTCTACGCCCAGCAGGCGCTCGACCACCTGCTCAGCGCTGCGCGCGCCGGCCAGCTCAGCGCCGACTTCGCCCTGGCGCAGATGTTCAGCCAGGGTCGCGGGGTCAAGCCCAACCCGGTCAACGCCTACGTATTCAGCCAACTGGCCCTGCCGCGCAACACGCCGCCGACCTTCGAGCTGGCCCATGCAGTGGCGCAGAGCCTGACCCCGGCACAACTGGCCGAAGGCCAACGCCTGCTGCGCGAGGAGCGCGATGCCCGCGGCATCGTCCTGCAGCAGCAGGCCGCCCTGCAGGTCAGCCAGCCATGA
- the moaC gene encoding cyclic pyranopterin monophosphate synthase MoaC yields MLTHLDSQGRAHMVDVTDKATTFREATAEARVRMLPATLQMIVAGEHPKGDVFAVARIAGIQAAKKTSDLIPLCHPLMLTGVKVELSAEGDDTVHITARCKLSGQTGVEMEALTAASVAALTIYDMCKAVDRGMVIEQVRLLEKLGGKSGHYKLEEQA; encoded by the coding sequence GTGCTGACTCACCTCGATTCCCAAGGCCGCGCGCACATGGTCGATGTCACCGACAAGGCGACCACCTTCCGCGAAGCCACCGCCGAAGCGCGCGTGCGCATGCTGCCCGCCACCCTGCAGATGATCGTCGCCGGCGAGCATCCCAAGGGCGATGTGTTTGCCGTGGCGCGTATCGCCGGCATCCAGGCCGCGAAGAAAACCAGCGATCTGATCCCCCTGTGCCACCCGCTGATGCTCACCGGCGTCAAGGTCGAACTCAGCGCCGAAGGTGACGACACGGTGCATATCACCGCGCGTTGCAAACTGTCCGGGCAAACCGGTGTCGAGATGGAAGCACTGACTGCCGCCAGCGTCGCCGCGCTGACCATCTATGACATGTGCAAGGCCGTGGATCGCGGCATGGTCATCGAGCAGGTACGCCTGCTGGAAAAACTCGGCGGCAAGAGCGGTCACTACAAGCTGGAGGAACAAGCATGA
- a CDS encoding alginate biosynthesis protein Alg44, translating into MNSVANHNVVHESEAQRQHARVKLPGRLRFTNAKGERIDARLQDVSAGGFSFTNEKTTHKVGDFHRGQLQFQLDSLVLGLDVEFQVNSVQPEHNRVGCQFHGLGAREAAALRHLISAHLAGELVNVGEVLHILQRDNFTKARKNGAGGGMGMFGRLRAVTFSGAIFLIGLAAFGYIGKSIYGLYFVTHAQSAQISLPALQVTMPREGSVQSLAQPDGIVEKGAPIATFTTSMLEMLKGHLGEDQLEPSQIEALFAREMQGTLTSPCNCKISRQLVADGQFASKGDVIFELVPQDGIATVSASFPYRHLEQARPGTPVTFKVAGEDQARHGEIVSSALHDGGLSSDIRVVIKPQDTLPASLAGQPVDVVIDRGPSLGWLVDRAVAAGR; encoded by the coding sequence ATGAACTCCGTCGCCAATCACAACGTCGTCCATGAGTCCGAGGCCCAGCGCCAGCATGCCCGTGTCAAGCTGCCAGGGCGCTTGCGATTCACCAATGCCAAGGGCGAACGCATCGACGCGCGCCTGCAGGATGTCTCTGCTGGCGGTTTCAGCTTCACCAACGAAAAGACCACGCACAAGGTCGGCGATTTCCATCGCGGCCAGTTGCAGTTCCAGCTCGACAGCCTGGTGCTGGGCCTGGACGTGGAGTTTCAGGTCAACTCGGTACAGCCGGAGCACAACCGCGTCGGCTGCCAGTTCCACGGACTTGGCGCACGAGAAGCCGCCGCCCTGCGCCACCTGATCAGCGCGCACCTGGCTGGTGAACTGGTCAATGTCGGCGAGGTGCTGCATATCCTCCAACGCGACAACTTCACCAAGGCGCGCAAGAACGGCGCAGGCGGTGGCATGGGCATGTTCGGCCGCCTGCGCGCCGTGACCTTCAGCGGCGCGATCTTCCTCATCGGTCTGGCTGCGTTCGGCTACATCGGCAAGTCGATCTACGGCCTGTACTTCGTCACCCACGCACAGTCGGCGCAGATCAGCCTGCCGGCGCTGCAGGTGACCATGCCACGTGAAGGCAGCGTGCAGAGCCTGGCGCAGCCCGATGGCATCGTCGAGAAAGGCGCGCCGATCGCCACCTTCACCACCAGCATGCTGGAAATGCTCAAGGGTCACCTGGGTGAAGACCAGCTCGAACCGAGCCAGATCGAAGCGCTGTTCGCCCGCGAGATGCAGGGCACCCTGACCAGTCCGTGCAACTGCAAGATCTCTCGCCAACTGGTGGCCGACGGTCAGTTCGCCAGCAAGGGCGACGTGATCTTCGAACTGGTGCCGCAGGACGGCATCGCCACCGTCAGCGCCAGCTTCCCCTACCGCCATCTGGAGCAGGCGCGCCCCGGCACGCCAGTGACCTTCAAGGTGGCCGGCGAAGACCAGGCGCGTCACGGCGAGATCGTCAGCAGCGCGCTGCATGATGGCGGTCTGAGCTCGGATATCCGCGTGGTGATCAAGCCGCAAGACACCCTGCCGGCCAGCCTCGCCGGCCAGCCGGTGGATGTGGTCATCGATCGTGGCCCGTCGCTGGGCTGGCTGGTCGACCGCGCCGTCGCGGCAGGTCGCTAA
- a CDS encoding MoaD/ThiS family protein yields MIRVQYFARYREALGRDDEQLSGDFATLDDLRLHLVARGGEWEVLGEQNLMCARNQELCSLDEPLAEGDEVAFFPTVTGG; encoded by the coding sequence ATGATCCGCGTGCAATATTTCGCCCGCTACCGTGAAGCCCTGGGCCGTGACGACGAACAACTCAGCGGCGACTTCGCCACCCTCGACGACTTGCGCCTGCACCTGGTCGCCCGTGGCGGCGAATGGGAAGTGCTGGGTGAGCAGAACCTGATGTGCGCGCGCAACCAGGAACTGTGCAGCCTCGACGAACCGCTGGCCGAGGGCGATGAAGTCGCCTTCTTCCCCACCGTTACCGGTGGTTGA
- the algD gene encoding GDP-mannose 6-dehydrogenase, with product MRISIFGLGYVGAVCAGCLSARGHDVIGVDISANKIDLINNGKSPIVEPGLEELLQQGLRQGRLRGTTDVAAAVLESDVSFICVGTPSKKNGDLELNYIEGVCREIGMAMRDKNERHTVVVRSTVLPGTAKNVVLPILEDCSGKKAGVDFGLAVNPEFLRESTAIKDYDFPPMTVIGELDKASGDLLESIYSELDAPIIRKDIEVAEMIKYTCNVWHAAKVTFANEIGNIAKAVGVDGREVMDVVCQDHKLNLSKYYMKPGFAFGGSCLPKDVRALNYRANSLDVEAPLIGSLMRSNAAQVQKAFDIIASHDSRKVALLGLSFKAGTDDLRESPQVELAEMLIGKGFDLSIYDRNVEYARVHGANKDYIESKIPHVSSLLNSDLDDVVAKADIIVLGNSDERFAQLAKQAPSGKRVIDLVGFMPHASNGVAEGICW from the coding sequence ATGCGAATCAGTATCTTCGGTTTAGGTTATGTGGGTGCCGTTTGTGCCGGCTGTTTGTCGGCACGGGGTCACGACGTGATTGGCGTGGATATCTCCGCGAACAAGATCGACCTGATCAACAACGGCAAATCGCCCATCGTCGAGCCGGGCCTGGAAGAACTGCTACAACAGGGCCTGCGTCAGGGTCGTCTGCGTGGCACCACCGACGTCGCCGCTGCCGTTCTGGAGAGCGATGTGTCGTTCATCTGCGTCGGCACCCCGAGCAAGAAGAACGGCGACCTGGAGCTGAACTACATCGAAGGCGTGTGCCGCGAGATCGGCATGGCCATGCGCGACAAGAACGAGCGCCACACCGTGGTGGTACGCAGCACCGTGCTGCCGGGCACTGCCAAGAACGTCGTGCTGCCGATCCTCGAGGACTGCTCGGGCAAGAAGGCCGGTGTCGATTTCGGCCTGGCGGTGAACCCCGAGTTCCTGCGTGAAAGCACCGCGATCAAGGACTACGACTTCCCGCCGATGACCGTCATCGGTGAGCTGGACAAGGCCTCCGGCGATCTGCTGGAAAGCATCTACAGCGAGCTGGACGCGCCGATCATCCGCAAGGACATCGAAGTCGCCGAGATGATCAAGTACACCTGCAACGTCTGGCACGCAGCCAAGGTCACCTTCGCCAACGAAATCGGCAACATCGCCAAGGCAGTCGGCGTCGACGGCCGCGAGGTGATGGACGTGGTCTGCCAGGACCACAAGCTGAACCTGTCCAAGTACTACATGAAGCCTGGCTTCGCCTTCGGCGGCTCCTGCCTGCCCAAGGACGTGCGCGCGCTGAACTACCGCGCCAACAGCCTGGACGTGGAAGCGCCGCTGATCGGTTCGCTGATGCGCAGCAACGCCGCCCAGGTCCAGAAGGCCTTCGACATCATCGCCAGTCACGATTCGCGCAAGGTCGCCCTGCTCGGCCTGAGCTTCAAGGCCGGCACCGATGATCTGCGTGAAAGCCCACAGGTTGAACTGGCCGAGATGCTGATCGGCAAGGGCTTCGACCTGAGCATCTACGACCGCAACGTCGAGTACGCCCGCGTTCACGGCGCCAACAAGGACTACATCGAGTCGAAGATCCCGCACGTCTCCTCGCTGCTCAACAGCGATCTGGATGACGTAGTGGCGAAGGCCGACATCATCGTCCTGGGCAACAGCGACGAGCGCTTCGCCCAGCTGGCCAAGCAGGCGCCGAGCGGCAAGCGCGTGATCGACCTGGTCGGCTTCATGCCCCACGCCAGCAACGGCGTGGCCGAAGGCATCTGCTGGTAA
- a CDS encoding glycosyltransferase family 2 protein, with amino-acid sequence MDKLKNGLNQASGWMLYLSLLMLLALALPRSVFDPESRHFLLLIGIVGIWRYSMGAMHFVRGCLFLYLVYPWYRRKVTKLGKDADPSHVFLLVTSFRIDALTTAMVYRSVIREAIDCGYPCTVVCSIVELSDELLIKNLWAQAEPPAHVTLDIVRIPGTGKRDGLAHGFRAISRQMPDRDAVVAVIDGDTVLEPEVVRKCVPWFKLFPNVGGLTTNEFCEVRGSYLMSEWHKLRFAQRHLNMCSMALSKRVLTMTGRMSVFRASVVTDPEFIRDVESDHLEHWRLGRFQFLTGDDKSSWYSLMRLGYDTFYVPDAAINTVEHPPEKSFIKASRKLMFRWYGNNLRQNSRALRLGMGRLGAFTSLVLFDQRVSMWTCLLGLCVAIIASIKYSLMYLLIYLLWIGSTRLILTLLLMLSGHRIGPAYPALLYYNQIVGAMVKIYVFFRLDQQSWTRQNTKLNRGLSSFANWFNSWSSRAMTFSASCVFIAALLALV; translated from the coding sequence ATGGACAAGCTCAAGAACGGCCTCAACCAAGCCAGCGGCTGGATGCTCTATCTCAGCCTGCTGATGCTCCTGGCACTGGCGCTGCCCCGCTCGGTGTTCGACCCCGAGTCGCGGCACTTCCTGCTGCTGATCGGCATCGTCGGCATCTGGCGTTATTCCATGGGCGCCATGCACTTCGTGCGCGGCTGCCTGTTCCTTTACCTGGTGTACCCCTGGTACCGCCGCAAGGTTACAAAACTCGGCAAGGACGCCGACCCCTCTCATGTGTTCCTGCTGGTCACCAGCTTCCGCATCGACGCACTGACCACTGCCATGGTCTACCGCTCGGTGATTCGCGAAGCGATCGACTGCGGCTATCCCTGCACCGTGGTCTGCTCGATCGTCGAGCTCTCCGACGAGTTGCTGATCAAGAACCTCTGGGCCCAGGCCGAGCCGCCGGCGCATGTCACCCTGGACATCGTGCGCATTCCCGGCACCGGCAAGCGTGACGGCCTGGCCCACGGTTTCCGCGCCATCTCCCGGCAGATGCCGGACCGCGATGCGGTGGTGGCGGTGATCGACGGCGACACTGTGCTCGAGCCTGAAGTGGTACGTAAATGCGTGCCCTGGTTCAAGCTCTTCCCCAACGTCGGCGGGCTGACCACCAACGAGTTCTGCGAGGTACGCGGCAGCTACCTGATGAGCGAATGGCACAAGCTGCGCTTCGCCCAGCGCCACCTCAACATGTGCTCGATGGCCCTTTCCAAGCGCGTGCTGACTATGACCGGACGCATGTCGGTGTTCCGCGCCAGCGTGGTGACCGACCCCGAGTTCATCCGCGACGTGGAAAGCGATCACTTGGAGCACTGGCGCCTGGGTCGCTTCCAGTTCCTCACCGGTGACGACAAGTCCAGCTGGTACAGCCTGATGCGCCTGGGCTACGACACCTTCTACGTGCCGGATGCGGCGATCAATACGGTCGAGCACCCGCCGGAGAAGAGCTTCATCAAGGCCAGCCGCAAGCTGATGTTCCGCTGGTACGGCAACAACCTGCGGCAGAACTCGCGCGCCCTGCGTCTGGGCATGGGTCGCCTCGGCGCCTTCACCAGCCTGGTGCTGTTCGACCAGCGCGTGTCGATGTGGACCTGCCTGCTGGGCCTGTGCGTGGCGATCATCGCCAGCATCAAGTACAGCCTGATGTACCTGCTGATCTACCTGCTGTGGATCGGTAGCACGCGGCTGATCCTGACGCTGCTGCTGATGCTCTCCGGCCACCGCATCGGTCCGGCCTACCCGGCGCTGCTCTATTACAACCAGATCGTTGGCGCGATGGTGAAGATCTACGTGTTCTTCCGCCTCGACCAGCAATCCTGGACGCGCCAGAACACCAAGCTCAACCGCGGCCTGTCCAGCTTCGCCAACTGGTTCAACAGCTGGTCGTCGCGTGCCATGACCTTCTCTGCCTCCTGTGTCTTCATCGCCGCGCTGCTGGCGCTGGTGTGA
- a CDS encoding PhoH family protein yields the protein MDDHGRSKPTAPTLYALDTNVLIHDPNALLNFEEHHVAIPMTVLEELDKLKSGKHGVAAECRQAIRLIDQILAGAEPEDVEYGVPIQRGKSGPCGRLSILMSKSAAPVTWLPENLNDNKIINQLVELKSRNPGLSVVLVTKDINMRLKARACGIDAEDYHTDQLVDDVSLLSKGYHDMPGSFWDRVSKVDTRQDHGRTWHRVQLIDNLPAVHVNEFILDEQGFVGWIKAIKGDELVILDMHQEPLLHQEAWGLKPRDIHQALALFALLDPDIHLVNLSGAAGSGKTILALAAAIEQTMVSKRYRRIIATRSVQGLDQEIGFLPGTEAEKMEPWLGAITDNLEALHMEDESTHGSVDYILQKVPLQFKSLNYIRGRSFQQSLILIDECQNLTPHQMKTIITRAGNGSKVVCLGNLAQIDTPYLSAPSSGLTYLTERFKDFPHGVHITLQGVPRSILAEYAETHM from the coding sequence ATGGATGACCACGGACGCTCCAAGCCCACCGCTCCAACCCTCTACGCTCTCGACACCAACGTCCTGATTCACGATCCCAACGCCTTGCTCAACTTCGAAGAACACCACGTCGCCATCCCGATGACGGTGTTGGAGGAACTCGACAAACTGAAATCCGGCAAGCACGGCGTCGCCGCCGAATGTCGTCAGGCCATCCGCCTGATCGACCAGATTCTCGCCGGGGCGGAGCCCGAGGACGTCGAGTACGGGGTACCCATCCAGCGCGGCAAGAGCGGCCCCTGCGGTCGCCTTTCCATCCTTATGAGTAAAAGTGCGGCGCCGGTGACCTGGCTGCCGGAAAACCTCAACGACAACAAGATCATCAACCAGTTGGTGGAGCTGAAGTCGCGCAACCCCGGTCTGTCCGTGGTGCTGGTGACCAAGGACATCAACATGCGCCTGAAGGCGCGCGCCTGCGGGATCGACGCCGAGGACTACCACACCGACCAACTGGTCGATGACGTCTCGCTGCTGTCGAAGGGTTATCACGACATGCCCGGCTCGTTCTGGGATCGTGTGAGCAAGGTCGACACCCGTCAGGACCACGGGCGCACCTGGCATCGCGTACAACTCATCGACAACCTGCCGGCGGTGCACGTCAACGAGTTCATCCTCGATGAACAGGGTTTCGTCGGCTGGATCAAGGCGATCAAGGGCGACGAGCTGGTGATTCTCGACATGCACCAGGAGCCACTGCTGCATCAGGAAGCCTGGGGCCTGAAACCGCGCGACATCCATCAGGCGCTGGCGCTGTTCGCCTTGCTCGACCCGGACATCCACCTGGTCAACCTGTCCGGCGCTGCCGGCTCCGGCAAGACCATCCTGGCGCTGGCCGCGGCCATCGAGCAGACCATGGTCAGCAAGCGCTACCGGCGCATCATCGCCACCCGCAGCGTGCAGGGGCTGGATCAGGAAATCGGCTTTCTGCCCGGTACCGAGGCGGAGAAGATGGAGCCCTGGCTCGGCGCGATTACCGACAACCTCGAAGCGCTGCACATGGAGGACGAGAGCACTCACGGCAGCGTCGACTACATCCTGCAGAAGGTGCCGCTGCAGTTCAAATCCCTCAACTACATCCGCGGGCGCAGCTTCCAGCAGAGCCTGATCCTCATCGACGAATGCCAGAACCTCACCCCGCACCAGATGAAAACCATCATCACCCGTGCCGGCAACGGCTCGAAGGTGGTGTGCCTGGGCAACCTGGCGCAGATCGACACCCCCTACCTGTCAGCGCCCAGCTCGGGTCTGACCTACCTCACCGAACGCTTCAAGGACTTCCCGCACGGCGTGCACATCACCCTGCAAGGCGTACCGCGCTCGATCCTCGCGGAGTACGCGGAAACCCATATGTAA